A section of the Pseudomonas flavescens genome encodes:
- a CDS encoding HugZ family pyridoxamine 5'-phosphate oxidase encodes MSVQANRQARELLLGEYRGALSTHSRAMPGFPFGSVVPYCLDAQGWPLILISRIAQHTHNLKADAKCSLLVGERGAEDVQAVGRLTLLAEAKTLHEAADIEAAAERYYRYFPESRGYHSAHDFDFWRLQPVRWRYIGGFGAIHWLDQVALDNHFAGDTELRMLEHMNSDHADAIAHYVALSGLPATEPARMVGIDSEGFHLRIGHSLYWLAFPISCNTAGEVREALVRLARADTWPEQFETSA; translated from the coding sequence ATGAGTGTGCAAGCCAATCGCCAGGCCCGGGAGTTGCTGCTCGGGGAGTACCGTGGCGCGTTGTCCACTCACTCCAGAGCGATGCCCGGCTTTCCTTTCGGCTCGGTGGTGCCCTACTGCCTGGATGCTCAGGGTTGGCCGCTGATCCTGATCAGCCGCATTGCCCAGCACACCCATAACCTCAAGGCGGACGCGAAGTGCTCGCTGTTGGTCGGGGAGCGCGGTGCCGAAGACGTTCAGGCGGTGGGGCGTCTGACCCTGCTGGCCGAAGCGAAGACGCTCCATGAGGCTGCCGATATCGAAGCGGCCGCCGAGCGCTATTACCGGTACTTTCCCGAATCACGCGGTTATCACAGTGCCCACGACTTCGATTTCTGGCGCTTGCAGCCCGTACGCTGGCGTTACATCGGCGGTTTCGGCGCGATTCACTGGCTCGATCAGGTGGCGCTGGATAACCACTTCGCCGGTGACACCGAGCTGCGCATGCTCGAACACATGAACAGCGACCATGCCGACGCCATCGCGCATTACGTCGCCCTGAGCGGGCTGCCCGCTACGGAACCTGCGCGGATGGTGGGTATCGACAGTGAGGGATTTCACCTGCGTATAGGCCACAGCCTCTACTGGCTGGCCTTTCCAATATCCTGTAACACTGCCGGGGAGGTGCGCGAAGCCTTGGTGCGCCTGGCGCGGGCCGACACGTGGCCAGAGCAATTCGAGACTTCAGCTTGA
- a CDS encoding FxsA family protein, with translation MRIFMLLFLLFPILELAVLISVGSAIGVLPTIALVIATSIFGGLMLRIAGITTAWRARERLARGEMPDQEVLQGLMMAVGGGLLLLPGFITDVIGLLCLLPFTRRKLVERVRRRAAEQAERQRAFADDLAARNGQPGSGGHRPNVLEGEYERRD, from the coding sequence ATGCGCATTTTCATGTTGTTGTTCCTGCTGTTCCCGATTCTGGAACTGGCAGTGCTTATTTCGGTGGGCAGTGCCATTGGCGTGCTGCCGACCATTGCCCTGGTGATCGCGACGTCGATCTTCGGTGGCCTGATGCTGCGTATTGCCGGCATCACGACTGCCTGGCGTGCCCGCGAAAGGCTGGCCCGTGGTGAAATGCCCGACCAGGAGGTTCTGCAGGGCTTGATGATGGCGGTTGGTGGCGGTCTGCTGCTGCTGCCGGGCTTCATCACCGATGTCATCGGCCTGCTGTGTCTGCTGCCGTTCACCCGTCGCAAGCTGGTCGAACGCGTGCGTCGCCGGGCCGCCGAGCAGGCCGAGCGTCAGCGCGCCTTCGCCGACGACCTGGCTGCGCGCAATGGCCAGCCGGGCTCCGGTGGCCATCGTCCGAACGTGCTCGAAGGCGAGTACGAACGCCGCGACTGA
- a CDS encoding MGMT family protein produces MAKRQADYSMPLADADQQARRDALYLALAQVPTGKVVTYGQLADLAGLGRAARWVGRTLSQLPDGTVLPWHRVVAAGGRLSLTDDTPSGVEQRARLRVEGVLSHNGRVDIRRHGWRPLEHEA; encoded by the coding sequence ATGGCCAAACGACAAGCGGATTACAGCATGCCACTGGCCGATGCGGATCAGCAGGCTCGCCGCGATGCCCTGTACCTGGCACTCGCTCAGGTACCCACCGGCAAGGTGGTCACTTATGGTCAATTGGCGGACCTCGCCGGGCTGGGTCGCGCCGCCCGTTGGGTGGGCCGTACGCTGAGCCAGCTGCCTGACGGCACCGTCCTGCCCTGGCACCGGGTAGTCGCCGCAGGGGGCCGTCTGAGCCTGACGGACGACACGCCAAGCGGTGTTGAACAACGCGCCCGATTGCGCGTCGAAGGGGTGCTATCCCACAATGGTCGGGTGGATATCCGAC
- the groL gene encoding chaperonin GroEL (60 kDa chaperone family; promotes refolding of misfolded polypeptides especially under stressful conditions; forms two stacked rings of heptamers to form a barrel-shaped 14mer; ends can be capped by GroES; misfolded proteins enter the barrel where they are refolded when GroES binds), producing the protein MAAKEVKFGDSARKKMLAGVNVLADAVKATLGPKGRNVVLEKSFGAPTITKDGVSVAKEIELKDRFENMGAQLVKDVASKANDAAGDGTTTATVLAQAIVNEGLKAVAAGMNPMDLKRGIDKATIAIVKELKNLSKPCADTKAIAQVGTISANSDNSIGDIIAEAMEKVGKEGVITVEEGSGLENELSVVEGMQFDRGYLSPYFINKPDTMVAELDSPLILLVDKKISNIREMLPVLEAVAKAGRPLLIVAEDVEGEALATLVVNNMRGIVKVAAVKAPGFGDRRKAMLQDIAILTGGTVISEEVGLSLESATLEHLGQAKRVVLNKENTTVIDGAGQQADIESRVAQIRKQVEDTSSDYDKEKLQERLAKLAGGVAVIKVGAGTEVEMKEKKARVEDALHATRAAVEEGVVPGGGVALVRALQSISELKGDNEDQNVGIALLRRAVEAPLRQIVANAGDEPSVVVDKVKQGSGNYGYNAATGVYGDMIEMGILDPAKVTRSALQAAASIGSLMITTEAMIAEVPDDKGAPAMPDMGGMGGMGGMM; encoded by the coding sequence ATGGCTGCTAAAGAAGTTAAGTTCGGCGACTCCGCCCGCAAGAAAATGCTCGCCGGTGTGAACGTCCTGGCTGATGCCGTCAAAGCGACTCTGGGCCCGAAAGGCCGCAACGTGGTTCTGGAAAAGAGCTTCGGCGCTCCGACCATCACCAAGGACGGCGTTTCCGTCGCCAAAGAAATCGAGCTGAAAGATCGCTTCGAGAACATGGGCGCTCAGCTGGTCAAGGACGTTGCGTCCAAGGCCAACGACGCTGCCGGTGACGGCACCACCACCGCTACCGTTCTGGCTCAGGCTATCGTCAACGAAGGCCTGAAAGCCGTCGCTGCCGGCATGAACCCGATGGACCTCAAGCGTGGTATCGACAAAGCCACCATCGCCATCGTCAAAGAGCTGAAGAACCTGTCCAAGCCTTGCGCTGACACCAAGGCAATCGCTCAGGTCGGTACCATTTCGGCCAACTCCGACAACTCCATCGGCGACATCATTGCCGAAGCCATGGAAAAAGTCGGTAAAGAAGGCGTGATCACCGTTGAAGAAGGCTCTGGCCTGGAAAACGAACTGTCCGTCGTCGAAGGCATGCAGTTCGACCGTGGCTACCTGTCCCCGTACTTCATCAACAAGCCGGACACCATGGTTGCCGAGCTGGACAGCCCGCTGATCCTGCTGGTCGACAAGAAGATCTCCAACATCCGCGAAATGCTGCCGGTGCTGGAAGCTGTCGCCAAAGCTGGTCGTCCGCTGCTGATCGTTGCTGAAGACGTCGAAGGCGAAGCGCTGGCTACCCTGGTCGTCAACAACATGCGCGGCATCGTCAAGGTCGCTGCCGTCAAGGCGCCGGGCTTCGGTGATCGCCGCAAGGCCATGCTGCAAGACATCGCCATCCTGACTGGCGGTACCGTGATCTCCGAAGAAGTCGGTCTGAGCCTGGAAAGCGCCACCCTGGAGCACCTGGGTCAAGCCAAGCGCGTTGTCCTGAACAAGGAAAACACCACCGTCATCGACGGCGCTGGCCAGCAAGCCGACATCGAATCGCGCGTTGCGCAGATTCGCAAGCAGGTCGAAGACACTTCGTCCGACTACGACAAAGAGAAACTGCAAGAGCGTCTGGCCAAACTGGCTGGCGGTGTTGCCGTGATCAAGGTCGGTGCCGGTACCGAAGTCGAGATGAAAGAGAAGAAAGCCCGCGTTGAAGACGCCCTGCACGCTACCCGCGCAGCCGTCGAAGAAGGTGTGGTGCCTGGCGGTGGCGTTGCCCTGGTGCGCGCGCTGCAGTCGATCTCCGAGCTCAAGGGCGACAACGAAGACCAGAACGTCGGTATCGCTCTGCTGCGTCGCGCTGTCGAAGCGCCGCTGCGTCAGATCGTTGCCAACGCTGGTGACGAGCCGAGCGTCGTGGTCGACAAGGTCAAGCAGGGTTCGGGCAACTACGGCTACAACGCTGCAACTGGCGTCTACGGCGACATGATCGAGATGGGCATTCTCGATCCGGCCAAGGTCACCCGTTCCGCGCTGCAAGCTGCTGCGTCCATCGGCAGCCTGATGATCACCACCGAGGCGATGATCGCTGAAGTGCCTGACGACAAAGGCGCTCCGGCCATGCCTGACATGGGCGGCATGGGTGGCATGGGCGGCATGATGTAA
- a CDS encoding SDR family oxidoreductase: MQLEDKVIIITGGGQGLGRAMAEYLAEKRVRLALVDLNQEKLDDTAAACRALGVQARTYLCNVASEEQVTQTIAQIAEDFGSINGLVNNAGILRDGLTIKVKDGEMSKMSLAQWQSVIDVNLTGVFLCTREVAAKMIELQNEGAIINISSVSRAGNVGQANYSAAKAGVAADTVVWARELARYGIRVAGVAPGFIETDMVASMKPEALERMTAVIPLKRLGKPREIAHSVAYLLENDYFTGRILELDGGVRL, encoded by the coding sequence ATGCAACTCGAAGACAAGGTCATCATCATCACCGGCGGCGGTCAGGGCCTTGGCCGGGCCATGGCCGAGTACCTCGCCGAGAAACGGGTGCGTCTGGCCCTGGTCGATCTCAACCAGGAGAAACTCGATGACACCGCAGCGGCCTGCCGGGCGCTGGGCGTTCAGGCCCGCACCTATCTGTGCAACGTGGCCAGTGAAGAGCAGGTCACCCAGACCATCGCCCAGATCGCCGAAGACTTCGGCTCGATCAATGGCCTGGTCAACAACGCCGGGATTCTGCGCGACGGCCTGACCATCAAGGTCAAGGACGGCGAAATGAGCAAGATGAGCCTGGCACAGTGGCAGTCGGTGATCGACGTGAACCTGACCGGCGTGTTCCTGTGCACGCGGGAAGTGGCGGCGAAGATGATCGAACTGCAGAACGAAGGCGCGATCATCAATATTTCTTCGGTTTCCCGGGCCGGCAACGTCGGTCAGGCCAACTACTCGGCCGCCAAGGCCGGCGTCGCCGCCGACACCGTGGTCTGGGCCCGCGAGCTGGCCCGTTATGGCATCCGCGTGGCGGGGGTGGCGCCGGGTTTCATCGAAACCGACATGGTCGCCAGCATGAAACCCGAAGCACTGGAGCGCATGACGGCGGTCATTCCGCTCAAGCGCCTGGGCAAGCCACGGGAAATTGCCCATTCGGTGGCCTACCTGCTGGAAAACGACTACTTCACCGGGCGCATTCTCGAGCTCGATGGTGGCGTTCGCCTGTAA
- a CDS encoding co-chaperone GroES: MKLRPLHDRVVIRRSEEETKTAGGIVLPGSAAEKPNQGEIVAVGTGRVLDSGEVRALAVKVGDKVVFGPYSGSNTVKVDGEDLLVMSENEILAVVEA; the protein is encoded by the coding sequence ATGAAGCTTCGTCCTTTGCATGACCGCGTCGTGATCCGTCGCAGCGAAGAAGAAACCAAAACCGCTGGCGGTATCGTGCTGCCGGGCTCGGCCGCTGAGAAGCCGAATCAGGGCGAAATCGTTGCTGTTGGCACTGGCCGCGTTCTGGATAGCGGTGAAGTCCGTGCACTGGCCGTCAAGGTCGGTGACAAAGTGGTTTTCGGCCCTTACTCGGGTAGCAACACTGTCAAAGTCGACGGCGAAGACCTGCTGGTGATGAGCGAGAACGAAATCCTCGCTGTTGTCGAAGCCTGA
- a CDS encoding DUF481 domain-containing protein — protein sequence MFTRTLLCLSLSTAAMPLMADTVWMKNGDRLTGTIKVLDGGKLLLETDYGGSIPLDWKKIATLDSEQELLVKENDITGERAKSLQASDAGKVTLANGDAPKTVELASIKQIMKPKPFVEDFMWKGNVDVAMDYKRAESDTDDYDIDVKTQARHGKWRHNATLDYNRELRNDVVSTDNWGTEYALDRFLDEQWFWQGRLEYKRDKIEDLERQRTIGTGPGYQFWDNELGALSVAGLLNRSDYEYSNGEKDNFYAISMRWDYNRYLIGKTFELFSTGELGKPLASAADYSLDAEVGLRYKVTDWASLNMKASKDQVSGSEGDKDETRYTVGFGVGW from the coding sequence ATGTTTACTCGAACTCTGTTGTGCCTGAGCCTCAGTACGGCGGCGATGCCGCTGATGGCCGATACCGTCTGGATGAAGAACGGTGACCGTCTGACCGGAACCATCAAGGTTCTCGATGGCGGCAAGCTGCTTCTGGAAACCGATTACGGTGGTTCCATTCCTCTGGACTGGAAAAAGATCGCGACACTCGACAGCGAACAGGAGTTGCTGGTCAAGGAGAACGACATCACTGGCGAGCGGGCCAAGTCGCTGCAGGCCTCCGACGCTGGCAAGGTCACCCTCGCCAACGGCGATGCGCCGAAGACCGTCGAGCTGGCGAGCATCAAGCAGATCATGAAGCCCAAGCCCTTCGTCGAAGACTTCATGTGGAAGGGCAACGTCGACGTGGCCATGGATTACAAGCGCGCCGAGAGCGACACCGATGACTACGACATCGATGTGAAGACCCAGGCGCGGCATGGCAAATGGCGCCACAACGCCACGCTGGACTACAACCGCGAGCTTCGCAACGACGTGGTCAGCACCGACAACTGGGGCACCGAGTACGCCCTGGACCGCTTCCTCGACGAGCAATGGTTCTGGCAGGGGCGTCTGGAGTACAAGCGCGACAAGATCGAAGATCTGGAGCGTCAGCGCACCATCGGTACCGGTCCGGGTTACCAGTTCTGGGACAACGAGCTGGGCGCGCTCTCCGTTGCCGGGCTGCTCAACCGTTCCGACTACGAATACTCCAATGGCGAGAAAGACAATTTCTACGCCATCAGCATGCGCTGGGATTACAACCGTTACCTGATCGGCAAGACCTTCGAGCTGTTCAGCACCGGTGAGCTGGGCAAGCCGCTGGCCAGCGCCGCCGACTACTCCCTGGATGCCGAAGTGGGCCTGCGTTACAAGGTCACCGACTGGGCATCCCTGAACATGAAGGCCTCGAAGGATCAGGTCAGCGGTTCGGAAGGCGACAAGGACGAGACCCGCTACACCGTTGGTTTCGGGGTAGGTTGGTAA